In Prochlorococcus marinus str. MIT 1214, one DNA window encodes the following:
- a CDS encoding SDR family oxidoreductase, whose amino-acid sequence MKLAITGASGKTGFRVAEEAISSGYEVRLIVRPQSEIPDSIKGCERYVLQDTNGTTLDYALQGCESLVIATGARPSIDLTGPAKVDYLNIKKQIESCKRQNLKRVVLVSSLCAGKLIHPLNLFGLILIWKRLGERSLQKSGLDWTVIRPGGLNENETNLKNQKILFSGEKTQEEGSIPRRLVAKACIEALKTKDSIEKIIEITSSEENPKTNMSKAIKAFSI is encoded by the coding sequence ATGAAATTAGCAATAACAGGGGCTTCGGGAAAAACAGGTTTTCGAGTAGCAGAAGAAGCAATATCCTCTGGATATGAGGTGAGATTAATAGTTAGACCACAATCTGAGATTCCTGATTCTATAAAAGGTTGTGAAAGGTACGTTTTACAAGACACTAATGGAACCACACTTGATTATGCCTTACAAGGTTGTGAGAGCCTCGTTATAGCAACAGGTGCGAGGCCATCTATAGATTTAACAGGTCCAGCAAAAGTAGATTATTTAAACATCAAAAAGCAAATTGAAAGCTGCAAGAGACAAAATTTAAAAAGAGTTGTTCTTGTTAGTTCACTTTGTGCAGGTAAATTGATACACCCTCTAAATTTATTTGGTCTGATACTTATATGGAAAAGATTAGGTGAGAGATCTCTTCAAAAAAGTGGTCTAGATTGGACTGTCATACGTCCTGGAGGTTTGAATGAGAATGAGACTAATTTAAAAAATCAGAAGATTTTGTTTTCTGGTGAAAAAACTCAAGAAGAAGGCTCGATCCCCAGAAGACTGGTTGCAAAAGCCTGTATAGAAGCTTTAAAAACAAAAGATTCGATCGAAAAAATCATCGAGATTACTAGTAGCGAAGAGAATCCGAAAACAAATATGAGTAAGGCAATAAAGGCGTTTAGTATTTGA